A single Paenibacillus sp. FSL R5-0517 DNA region contains:
- a CDS encoding NADH:flavin oxidoreductase/NADH oxidase, giving the protein MTEQLFSPYQFKSLQLNNRVVMAPMCQYSVTAKDGIPNDWHQVHYVSRAVGGTGLIVIEMTDVDPDGRITDNDLGIWSDEHVPAFTKLVEGIHAYGSKVAIQIAHAGRKAEDAPQPVAPSVVTFPGENYKEPRALSTEEVEAMVQKFADGVRRAVQAGVDTIELHGAHGYLIHQFHSPLMNHREDVYGQDLSRFGVEVIRAVKKEMPADMPLIMRISAVEYADGGYDIDHTINIARAYQDAGVDMFHISSGGEGPSGQRKPGNYPGYQVPFARRFREELNVPVIAVGMLEDAALAQAVIGNGDADLVAVGRGMLRDPYWANHAALELGVSKDQAAIAEQYSRGY; this is encoded by the coding sequence ATGACTGAGCAATTATTTTCGCCTTATCAATTCAAAAGCTTGCAATTGAATAACCGTGTCGTTATGGCACCGATGTGCCAATATTCTGTCACTGCGAAGGATGGCATTCCAAACGATTGGCACCAGGTCCACTATGTAAGCCGTGCGGTTGGTGGTACTGGACTCATCGTGATTGAGATGACCGATGTCGATCCGGATGGACGTATTACCGATAATGACTTGGGTATATGGTCAGATGAGCATGTACCTGCCTTCACCAAACTGGTAGAGGGAATCCATGCCTACGGCTCCAAAGTCGCCATTCAGATCGCACATGCGGGACGAAAAGCAGAGGATGCACCGCAGCCGGTTGCCCCATCGGTAGTTACATTCCCGGGAGAAAACTACAAGGAGCCACGTGCGTTAAGTACGGAAGAGGTAGAAGCCATGGTGCAGAAGTTCGCAGATGGTGTTCGCCGCGCAGTACAGGCTGGAGTGGATACCATAGAGCTTCACGGTGCACACGGATACCTGATCCACCAATTCCATTCCCCGCTGATGAATCATCGTGAGGATGTATATGGGCAGGATCTCTCCCGTTTCGGCGTTGAGGTCATTCGGGCAGTGAAAAAAGAAATGCCCGCAGATATGCCGCTGATTATGCGGATTTCGGCTGTAGAATACGCGGATGGTGGATACGACATCGACCATACGATCAACATCGCCCGTGCCTACCAGGATGCAGGCGTGGACATGTTCCATATCAGTTCAGGTGGCGAAGGACCTTCGGGACAGCGAAAACCGGGGAACTATCCGGGGTATCAGGTACCCTTTGCCCGTCGCTTCCGTGAAGAATTGAACGTTCCTGTCATCGCAGTGGGTATGCTGGAGGATGCAGCATTGGCTCAGGCAGTGATTGGAAACGGCGATGCGGACCTGGTTGCCGTAGGAAGAGGCATGTTGCGTGATCCGTATTGGGCAAACCATGCCGCTCTGGAACTGGGTGTCAGCAAGGATCAAGCTGCCATTGCAGAGCAATATTCTCGTGGATACTAA
- a CDS encoding ATP-binding protein has product MRKHWIMLTLSFICIVIFPLGWIAQTLISEQGNPQAMDGKIDLTQWDFDRKGAAPLKGVWDFYPGQLLSPADIEASVSGRKPLPASSGTQVPARWNKSLGQAHGYGTYHVQVQLTPRTTKNDYGIRTKNIRMAHRVFIDGKEIGGNGLPGKTPATDVQLNLPFTGFTSIEGNTADIIIQVSNYSYSSGGIVAPILFGDEHSILKSQQQDWLKDLMTLFGFILPAAFFLLLFRLRRTEKELRFLGLFSLSGALYALTHGEKLLGTFVPFLTNNEMLRIQLLSSAFAYYFLLRYMDARVPGAVHQWFVRLAVVLLVTQTIVGLTLPPALFSMLELPMLLISLVVMLYTLRAMFYWLKGRPNDSHFALVSMMSILMVVVLHTIGAFTTLDTAFLALIELLLFVFAQMIVTAIRFAQSFRDVEALSERLLAIDSLKDEFMANTSHELRTPLHGIINIAQSMLEGAAGAVTPKQAKNLSMITSTGKRLSLLVNDILDFSKLKNSEIELKRVAVDLESVARTVVEVSGFTFEDKPVILIQQWPQSLPLVEADEDRLRQVLYNLLGNAYKYTEQGEIRLYASVERDWVKVSVADTGVGIALDKQEDIFRAYEQSNGTVERVNNGTGLGLSITRKLVELGGGKIWVESEPGQGSTFHFTLPVMKLPLLQSHTKPAAARYVAAQGAGAKEIVTRESDEPEDLVEGEHTILIVDDDPVNRQVLLNLLSTERYRVIAADSGSTALKLRDEFPSIDLVITDWMMPKMSGLELCRKLREHSSLSELPILMLTARGLPEDIKHGFQAGANDFLSKPVDAGELRARVRTLIEMRSSVQEAIRTEMAFLQAQIKPHFLYNALNVIIATCAVNPDKATDLLIELSHYLRGSFDFQNREQLVPLTKELELVESYVHLEQARFEERLGVEYEVEPDVQLYLPPLSIQPLVENAIRHGVMERAAGGTVHLRIFKESEHVVVQVQDDGVGIPPERMAQVKSGKTEGPGGVGLQNINRRLMSLYGQGLEIHSHVGKGTQIRFRIPVQKVDYTK; this is encoded by the coding sequence ATGAGAAAACACTGGATTATGCTGACCCTAAGTTTCATATGCATTGTCATTTTTCCGCTGGGCTGGATTGCCCAGACGTTAATTAGCGAGCAGGGTAACCCCCAAGCTATGGATGGGAAAATTGATCTGACCCAATGGGACTTTGATCGCAAGGGTGCAGCGCCTTTAAAGGGAGTTTGGGATTTCTACCCTGGGCAGTTACTGAGCCCGGCAGATATTGAAGCGAGTGTATCTGGACGCAAGCCATTGCCGGCTTCGTCTGGCACTCAGGTTCCGGCCCGATGGAACAAATCTCTCGGACAAGCACATGGGTATGGAACCTATCATGTGCAAGTACAGCTTACACCCCGAACGACCAAAAACGATTATGGCATACGCACGAAGAATATACGTATGGCTCACCGGGTATTTATTGATGGCAAAGAGATTGGCGGGAATGGACTGCCAGGAAAGACCCCGGCGACAGATGTACAATTAAACCTGCCCTTTACAGGGTTCACCTCCATTGAAGGCAACACGGCTGACATTATCATTCAGGTATCAAACTATAGTTATTCTTCCGGGGGCATTGTAGCGCCCATCTTGTTTGGAGACGAGCATAGTATTCTGAAAAGCCAGCAGCAGGATTGGCTCAAGGATCTGATGACCTTATTCGGTTTTATCTTGCCAGCCGCCTTTTTCCTACTTCTGTTCAGATTGCGGCGTACGGAGAAGGAACTTCGTTTCCTCGGATTGTTCAGCCTTTCCGGTGCGTTATACGCTCTGACCCATGGAGAGAAGTTACTGGGGACGTTTGTACCGTTTCTGACCAACAATGAGATGCTTCGAATTCAACTCCTTAGTTCAGCCTTTGCCTATTACTTTTTGCTTCGGTATATGGATGCCCGGGTGCCAGGAGCAGTTCATCAGTGGTTTGTACGTCTGGCTGTCGTGCTACTCGTTACGCAGACCATTGTCGGTCTTACGCTCCCACCAGCTCTATTCTCGATGCTTGAGCTTCCCATGTTGCTGATCTCGCTTGTTGTCATGCTCTACACGCTGCGAGCCATGTTCTATTGGTTAAAAGGACGGCCGAATGATAGTCACTTTGCACTGGTGAGCATGATGAGCATACTCATGGTTGTTGTGTTGCATACAATTGGTGCGTTCACTACCCTAGACACAGCGTTCTTAGCGCTGATTGAACTTTTATTATTTGTATTTGCCCAGATGATTGTGACCGCAATCCGCTTCGCCCAATCATTCCGCGACGTGGAAGCCCTGTCGGAGCGTTTGCTTGCCATCGACAGCCTCAAGGACGAGTTCATGGCGAATACGTCTCATGAGTTGCGAACTCCCCTGCATGGCATCATTAATATTGCACAATCGATGCTGGAAGGTGCGGCCGGAGCAGTCACACCCAAGCAAGCCAAAAATCTGTCCATGATTACTTCAACCGGCAAGCGACTTTCACTGTTGGTTAACGACATTTTGGATTTTTCCAAATTAAAAAATAGTGAGATTGAGTTGAAACGGGTAGCTGTAGATCTGGAATCCGTTGCTCGTACTGTAGTTGAAGTCTCGGGGTTCACGTTTGAGGACAAGCCGGTTATATTGATTCAGCAATGGCCCCAGTCGTTGCCGCTTGTTGAGGCAGACGAAGACCGTCTCCGGCAGGTTTTGTATAACCTGCTGGGCAACGCCTATAAATATACTGAGCAGGGTGAGATTCGGTTGTATGCCAGTGTTGAAAGGGATTGGGTGAAGGTATCCGTTGCCGATACGGGGGTAGGCATCGCCCTGGACAAACAAGAAGATATTTTCCGGGCGTATGAGCAGAGTAACGGAACCGTGGAACGGGTGAATAATGGAACCGGACTCGGTCTGAGTATTACACGGAAACTTGTCGAGCTTGGCGGAGGTAAGATCTGGGTTGAATCGGAGCCGGGACAAGGTTCGACCTTTCATTTCACCCTGCCTGTTATGAAATTGCCGCTGCTGCAATCTCATACGAAACCCGCTGCCGCACGATATGTTGCTGCACAAGGGGCGGGGGCGAAGGAGATTGTGACGAGAGAGTCAGATGAGCCGGAAGATCTTGTGGAAGGAGAGCATACCATTCTGATTGTAGACGATGATCCCGTCAATCGACAGGTCTTGCTTAACCTGTTATCGACGGAGCGGTATCGTGTGATTGCAGCGGACAGCGGGTCCACTGCATTGAAACTCCGTGATGAATTTCCGTCCATTGATCTGGTTATTACGGACTGGATGATGCCCAAAATGTCCGGGCTTGAGTTATGTCGCAAGCTGCGCGAGCACAGTTCCTTGTCTGAGTTGCCGATTCTGATGCTGACCGCCCGAGGGTTGCCTGAAGATATCAAACACGGATTTCAGGCGGGAGCCAATGACTTTCTGAGCAAACCGGTGGATGCCGGTGAATTGCGAGCCAGAGTTCGGACGTTAATTGAAATGCGGAGTTCGGTGCAGGAAGCTATCCGGACCGAAATGGCCTTTTTGCAGGCCCAGATCAAGCCTCACTTTCTATATAATGCACTCAATGTCATTATCGCGACCTGTGCAGTGAATCCGGACAAAGCAACCGATCTGCTGATTGAACTCAGTCATTACCTGCGTGGAAGCTTTGACTTCCAGAACAGGGAGCAGCTTGTTCCTTTGACCAAAGAGCTGGAATTGGTGGAATCGTATGTGCATCTGGAACAGGCCAGATTCGAGGAAAGACTGGGGGTTGAATATGAGGTGGAGCCGGATGTGCAGCTCTATTTGCCACCTCTCAGCATCCAGCCACTTGTGGAGAATGCCATTCGACACGGCGTGATGGAGCGGGCAGCCGGCGGGACAGTTCATCTTAGGATTTTCAAAGAGAGTGAGCATGTGGTCGTGCAGGTCCAGGATGATGGTGTGGGTATCCCTCCCGAGCGTATGGCTCAGGTCAAGTCTGGGAAAACCGAAGGTCCTGGAGGTGTCGGGCTGCAAAATATAAACCGCCGCCTGATGTCTCTCTATGGTCAGGGACTGGAGATTCATAGCCATGTGGGTAAAGGCACACAGATCCGGTTCCGCATCCCTGTGCAAAAGGTGGATTATACCAAATAG
- a CDS encoding methyl-accepting chemotaxis protein → MNVVDALLKVMPYISKILREPASLTVYDHEKVLEVITTDKFDLGFEKGMALLDSFQNFAVLKNGREASLSTIPKEVFGIELDTLNIPIFDDNQNVVAVFCVSYDQSNQNQLEDIIQENQTINGNLVDMVQHVAAHAEELQATSEQILQNTRLAVQNSSQINKVAGFIREISEQTNLLGLNAAIEAARVGEAGAGFGVVASEVRKLSVDAKQATSDIDTSLRDVQQVIKQMEVEVSQIAASSQEQATLVSSFTDVIEQLNETGARMKALSEQLISYSVNK, encoded by the coding sequence ATGAACGTTGTAGATGCCCTGCTTAAAGTAATGCCTTATATCAGCAAGATCCTTAGAGAACCAGCCAGTTTAACTGTATATGATCACGAAAAGGTATTGGAGGTTATAACCACCGACAAGTTTGACCTTGGTTTTGAAAAAGGAATGGCGCTCTTGGACTCATTCCAGAACTTCGCCGTCTTGAAAAACGGAAGAGAAGCCAGTCTTTCCACGATTCCCAAGGAGGTTTTTGGTATTGAACTTGATACCCTGAATATTCCGATCTTTGATGATAACCAAAATGTTGTTGCTGTTTTCTGTGTATCTTACGACCAATCCAATCAGAACCAGCTTGAAGACATTATACAAGAAAATCAAACCATCAATGGAAACCTCGTTGATATGGTGCAGCATGTCGCCGCCCATGCCGAAGAATTGCAAGCAACCAGTGAACAGATCTTGCAGAACACAAGACTTGCTGTTCAGAACTCTTCCCAAATCAACAAGGTAGCCGGATTCATTCGTGAAATCTCTGAACAGACCAATTTGCTTGGTCTGAATGCCGCTATTGAAGCTGCTCGTGTTGGTGAAGCTGGTGCCGGCTTCGGCGTGGTGGCTTCGGAAGTACGCAAACTCTCTGTGGATGCCAAACAGGCTACAAGTGATATCGATACCAGCCTGAGAGATGTACAACAGGTTATCAAACAGATGGAAGTTGAAGTCTCCCAGATTGCTGCCTCTTCACAGGAACAAGCAACGCTTGTATCATCCTTCACGGATGTGATTGAGCAGCTTAATGAAACAGGTGCACGAATGAAAGCTCTGTCCGAGCAACTGATCAGCTATTCGGTTAATAAATAA
- a CDS encoding cyclic nucleotide-binding domain-containing protein, which translates to MKEIMDFGLVRQLARENGLDQVLEESALAELRLLEAAKGEMICSKGERPERLYFLVQGKLKIYTTLPNGKSLLLRFSTSLSLVGDLELVNGKEAMNTVESVSKSLLLGISYRSLQNTYAENPKFLHFMLSQVTHKLYTFSNLSSLNMLYPVESRFASYLLSTMGQDDSSSEEIQTSKLTELADMLGTSYRHLNRVVQDLCNRNIIRKVQRKLLICDLEQLRAIAGGNIYE; encoded by the coding sequence ATGAAAGAAATCATGGACTTTGGACTTGTGCGACAACTCGCCCGTGAGAATGGGTTGGATCAGGTGCTGGAAGAGTCTGCACTCGCTGAGTTGCGACTACTTGAGGCTGCAAAGGGCGAGATGATCTGTTCCAAAGGTGAGCGACCCGAGCGATTGTATTTTCTCGTGCAGGGCAAGCTCAAGATCTATACTACCCTGCCTAACGGAAAGTCTCTGTTGCTTCGTTTCAGTACATCACTTTCGCTCGTGGGAGATTTGGAACTGGTGAATGGCAAGGAGGCTATGAATACGGTAGAGTCTGTGAGCAAAAGCCTGTTGCTGGGTATCAGCTATCGTTCTCTCCAGAATACGTATGCAGAGAACCCTAAATTTCTCCACTTCATGCTGAGTCAAGTTACACACAAATTGTATACCTTTTCCAACCTGTCGAGTCTGAATATGTTATACCCGGTCGAGAGTCGCTTTGCCAGTTATCTGTTGTCCACAATGGGCCAGGACGATTCCTCTTCGGAAGAAATCCAGACCTCCAAGCTCACCGAACTCGCCGATATGCTGGGTACCAGCTATAGACATCTTAATAGAGTCGTTCAAGATCTGTGTAATCGAAATATAATTCGCAAGGTGCAGCGTAAGCTTCTGATCTGTGATCTGGAACAGTTGCGTGCCATCGCGGGGGGCAATATATATGAGTGA
- a CDS encoding 2-hydroxymuconate tautomerase family protein, which yields MPFITVKVLEGKSVEQKRQLIERMTQVACETLDVDPSKVFIFIEDLEKDNYGKNGKLFSDLDNK from the coding sequence ATGCCATTTATCACGGTTAAGGTACTGGAAGGCAAGTCGGTTGAGCAAAAACGTCAGTTGATTGAACGTATGACTCAGGTGGCTTGTGAGACACTGGATGTTGATCCGAGCAAAGTCTTTATCTTCATTGAGGATTTGGAGAAGGACAATTACGGCAAGAATGGTAAACTGTTTTCGGATTTGGACAATAAGTAA
- a CDS encoding response regulator: protein MRYFIVDDDPGVRSMLMDIIEDEGLGDIAGEAEDGAHIHAELMELHKVDVLLIDLLMPQRDGIQTVRALEGRFEGKIVMISQIESKNMIGEAYSLGIEYYITKPINRLEILSVLRLVSERVRMQQSIADIQRTLQGLSGLHLNERTAAPVPDKTITTAGHFLLSEMGMIGEAGSRDLLDMLEYLEQVETDEHKLSPYMFPSLKDIFHNVAIRKLGENASLAEINKEIKASEQRVRRAIFQTLSHVVSLGLTDYTHPKFENYASKFFDFTEIRKKMLELQNNVEPSLSQTRINTKKFVQVLYLEAKRMLH, encoded by the coding sequence ATGCGTTATTTTATCGTGGATGATGATCCTGGCGTTCGTTCCATGCTGATGGATATTATTGAGGATGAAGGCCTTGGCGATATTGCCGGGGAAGCTGAGGACGGAGCACATATTCACGCGGAACTGATGGAACTGCATAAGGTGGATGTCCTGCTGATTGATCTGCTGATGCCACAACGAGACGGGATTCAGACCGTGCGGGCGCTTGAAGGAAGGTTCGAGGGCAAGATCGTCATGATCTCCCAGATCGAGTCGAAAAATATGATTGGCGAAGCCTATTCGCTAGGCATTGAATATTATATTACAAAGCCCATTAACCGATTGGAGATCCTATCTGTTCTGCGGTTGGTCAGCGAAAGGGTTCGGATGCAGCAATCCATCGCAGATATTCAACGGACGTTGCAGGGATTGTCCGGTTTGCATCTGAATGAGCGTACTGCGGCTCCGGTTCCGGACAAAACCATTACAACAGCAGGACACTTCCTGCTGTCCGAGATGGGCATGATCGGCGAAGCGGGCAGCAGGGATCTGCTGGACATGCTGGAATATCTGGAGCAGGTAGAGACCGATGAGCATAAACTGTCCCCCTATATGTTCCCGTCTCTCAAAGACATCTTTCATAACGTAGCGATTCGCAAGTTGGGTGAGAACGCCTCACTCGCAGAGATTAACAAGGAGATTAAGGCATCGGAACAACGGGTTCGCAGAGCCATCTTCCAGACACTGAGCCATGTGGTGTCTCTTGGATTAACCGATTATACACATCCCAAGTTTGAGAACTATGCATCCAAATTTTTTGATTTCACCGAAATTCGCAAGAAAATGCTGGAGCTGCAAAACAACGTGGAACCTTCCCTGTCCCAGACACGCATCAATACGAAAAAATTCGTACAGGTTCTATATTTGGAAGCCAAACGAATGCTGCATTAG
- a CDS encoding alanine/glycine:cation symporter family protein, translated as MEQTIQDIVGIFNDFLWSKVLIILLVVCGIYFTTKTRFMQFRMLGDMVKVLLERKSKEPGKISPFQAFCISMAARVGTGNITGIALAIALGGPGAIFWMWIIAIIGSASSFVESTLAQIYKVKDKGGFRGGPAYYMERGLGKRWMGILFAILITLSFGLVFNAVQSNTITVAFQNSFGTDRLTVGIIMAVIFAGIIMGGVKRIAKASEYIVVVLAVLYIGVAAFVVLANITQLPAMIALIVKSAFGIEQVAGGTLGAALMNGVKRGLFSNEAGMGSAPNAAATADTTHPVKQGLIQAFGVLTDTLVICTSTAMIILLSGVYKGSSLGGIELTQAALSVHIGSWASGFLAVMVFLFAFSTLIGNYYYGETNIEFIKSNKVWLWVYRICVIAMVVFGAVAKVQLVWDLADLFMGLMVVVNLIAILMLSKVTFEALKDYKKQKAEGRDPVFTRDRIHIPGEVECWQSEEEVIGDKSIHVAN; from the coding sequence ATGGAGCAAACAATACAAGATATTGTCGGCATTTTCAATGATTTTCTATGGTCCAAAGTGTTAATTATATTATTGGTAGTATGTGGTATATACTTCACCACCAAGACCCGATTCATGCAATTCCGCATGCTTGGAGATATGGTGAAGGTGCTTCTAGAGCGGAAAAGCAAGGAGCCAGGCAAAATTTCCCCTTTTCAGGCGTTCTGTATCAGTATGGCGGCCCGTGTAGGTACAGGGAATATTACCGGTATAGCATTGGCTATCGCATTGGGGGGTCCTGGTGCTATATTCTGGATGTGGATCATTGCAATTATCGGATCAGCCTCCAGTTTTGTGGAGAGTACGCTCGCTCAGATCTATAAAGTGAAGGATAAGGGTGGATTCCGTGGGGGTCCGGCGTATTATATGGAGCGTGGGCTGGGCAAACGCTGGATGGGGATTTTATTCGCCATTCTCATTACGCTCTCATTCGGTTTGGTCTTTAATGCGGTGCAGTCCAACACCATTACCGTAGCATTCCAAAACTCATTTGGTACGGATCGGTTAACGGTAGGGATCATTATGGCTGTGATATTTGCTGGGATTATTATGGGCGGTGTCAAACGAATTGCAAAGGCCTCGGAATACATCGTCGTTGTGCTTGCTGTTTTGTACATTGGGGTGGCGGCTTTTGTGGTGCTGGCGAACATTACCCAGCTTCCGGCCATGATTGCATTAATTGTGAAAAGTGCCTTCGGCATCGAACAGGTGGCTGGCGGAACGTTGGGCGCTGCACTGATGAACGGTGTGAAACGCGGATTGTTCTCCAATGAGGCGGGCATGGGTAGTGCCCCGAATGCGGCTGCAACAGCGGATACAACACATCCGGTGAAACAGGGACTCATTCAGGCGTTTGGCGTACTGACAGATACGTTGGTAATATGTACAAGTACCGCCATGATTATTTTGCTATCAGGAGTGTACAAGGGCTCCAGTCTGGGTGGCATTGAGTTAACTCAGGCTGCATTAAGTGTTCATATTGGTTCATGGGCATCGGGATTCCTGGCGGTTATGGTGTTCCTGTTTGCCTTCAGTACACTCATCGGAAATTATTACTACGGGGAAACCAACATTGAGTTTATCAAATCCAACAAAGTTTGGCTGTGGGTATACCGCATTTGCGTCATCGCGATGGTGGTGTTTGGCGCAGTTGCCAAAGTTCAGCTCGTGTGGGATTTGGCTGACCTGTTCATGGGGCTGATGGTGGTGGTGAACCTGATTGCCATCCTGATGCTGTCCAAGGTCACCTTTGAAGCATTGAAGGACTACAAGAAACAGAAGGCTGAAGGACGTGATCCTGTCTTTACGCGTGACCGGATTCATATTCCGGGTGAAGTGGAGTGCTGGCAGTCGGAAGAAGAAGTTATTGGAGATAAATCAATACATGTAGCCAATTAA
- a CDS encoding SRPBCC domain-containing protein, which produces MRVESSSSALPDIRQELVLQAPVKKVWEMVSTAQGLEAWFMPGNLEPVEGHEFILEAGPFGQSPCQVTEVLPLHKLSFRWGKDWTLTFQLNEQPEGTDFTLIHSGWDADKLTEFGQAHAMVRERMEQGWAGIVQKLAQVVK; this is translated from the coding sequence ATACGAGTGGAATCATCATCAAGTGCATTACCGGATATCCGGCAGGAGCTTGTGCTCCAAGCACCTGTAAAGAAGGTATGGGAGATGGTCTCAACCGCGCAAGGATTGGAGGCCTGGTTCATGCCAGGCAATCTGGAACCTGTGGAAGGGCATGAATTTATATTGGAAGCAGGCCCTTTCGGTCAGTCACCATGTCAGGTAACGGAGGTTCTGCCGCTGCACAAGCTGTCTTTTCGCTGGGGTAAGGACTGGACGTTGACGTTTCAACTGAATGAACAACCGGAAGGTACGGATTTCACACTGATTCACAGCGGTTGGGATGCGGATAAACTAACTGAGTTTGGACAGGCACATGCAATGGTGCGGGAACGTATGGAACAGGGATGGGCCGGAATCGTTCAGAAGCTTGCCCAAGTGGTTAAATAA
- the pepT gene encoding peptidase T, with the protein MKDILIQRLSTYVQMDTQSDENSETCPSTPGQLALGKLLVEECTSIGLQDVTMDENGYVMATLPSNTDKDVPVIGFLAHLDTATDFTGKNVKPQVIDNYDGADIVLNSELDVVLSNKDFPELHEYKGHTLITTDGTTLLGADNKAGIAEIMTAMAYLIEHPEVKHGKIRVAFTPDEEIGRGPHKFDVAAFGAKYAYTVDGGPLGELEYESFNAAAAKITVRGTNVHPGTAKDKMVNSLKIAMELNRRLPVEEAPEFTDGYDGFYHLLSLEGDVELTKMSYIIRDFNREKFEERKTNLLQIANELKTKYGEKSITVELSDQYYNMREKIEPVRQIVDIAHEAMTRLDIEPVIRPIRGGTDGSQLSYMGMPTPNIFTGGENYHGKFEYVSVDNMVKATHVIVEIAQLFEQRGDI; encoded by the coding sequence ATGAAAGATATATTAATTCAAAGACTGAGTACTTATGTTCAGATGGATACCCAATCCGATGAAAATAGTGAGACATGCCCTTCCACACCCGGCCAACTGGCCTTGGGCAAACTGCTCGTTGAAGAGTGCACCTCCATTGGTCTGCAAGATGTAACGATGGATGAGAACGGTTATGTCATGGCTACCCTGCCATCCAATACCGACAAGGATGTTCCCGTCATTGGTTTCCTGGCTCACCTCGACACAGCGACCGACTTTACTGGCAAAAATGTCAAACCACAGGTTATCGATAACTATGACGGTGCTGATATTGTGCTGAACTCGGAACTGGATGTCGTGCTGTCCAACAAGGATTTCCCGGAACTGCACGAATATAAAGGCCACACCCTGATCACAACCGACGGTACAACGTTACTTGGTGCAGACAATAAGGCAGGCATTGCCGAGATTATGACCGCAATGGCCTATCTGATTGAGCACCCGGAAGTGAAACACGGTAAGATTCGGGTTGCTTTTACCCCGGATGAAGAGATTGGCCGTGGACCGCACAAATTCGATGTAGCTGCTTTTGGAGCCAAATATGCGTACACGGTTGATGGCGGACCACTTGGCGAGCTCGAATACGAGAGCTTTAATGCAGCAGCCGCCAAAATTACCGTACGAGGCACCAATGTACATCCCGGAACAGCGAAGGATAAGATGGTGAATTCTTTGAAAATTGCGATGGAATTGAATCGACGACTGCCTGTGGAGGAAGCTCCTGAATTCACGGACGGTTATGATGGTTTCTACCATCTGTTGTCTCTGGAGGGTGACGTTGAACTGACTAAGATGAGTTACATCATCCGTGATTTCAACCGGGAGAAGTTTGAAGAGCGCAAAACAAATCTGCTCCAGATCGCGAACGAACTGAAGACCAAGTATGGAGAGAAAAGCATTACGGTTGAGTTGAGTGACCAGTACTATAACATGCGCGAGAAAATTGAACCCGTACGCCAGATCGTCGACATTGCTCATGAAGCCATGACCCGACTGGATATCGAACCTGTTATTCGTCCCATCCGGGGAGGGACAGATGGTTCCCAGCTATCCTATATGGGCATGCCAACACCAAATATCTTCACTGGCGGCGAGAACTACCATGGCAAATTCGAATATGTATCGGTAGACAATATGGTGAAGGCAACCCATGTTATTGTAGAGATCGCTCAATTGTTCGAGCAGCGCGGAGATATCTAA
- a CDS encoding class I SAM-dependent methyltransferase, with the protein MSFSYYGPLCTTVYDLTKPVGHSLGGDIEFYRHYLQGCKGRILEAMSGSGRMLIPLLEAGLKVDGLDYSTDMIDSCRSRCTERALPMPELFVADLEKLDLPYRYETIIIPGGSLLLIQDREASINALRSLFQHLEPGGRLVFDLFLPDVTQPSSIETSTVPLPDGDTITVEVTTIEVNLLHQYKRSLIRYEQWHQGQLVATEMQQLTLRWYGVEELRLILELIGFSDIKVYADFNPDQPPTQSNQKFVYEATRRA; encoded by the coding sequence ATGTCATTCAGTTATTACGGTCCATTATGTACCACCGTTTATGATCTAACCAAGCCAGTGGGACACTCCTTGGGAGGAGATATTGAATTTTATCGCCACTATCTTCAAGGCTGCAAAGGACGAATTCTTGAAGCCATGTCTGGTTCAGGCCGGATGCTCATTCCTTTGCTTGAAGCAGGCTTGAAGGTGGATGGACTTGATTATTCAACCGATATGATTGACTCTTGTCGTTCTCGTTGCACCGAGCGTGCACTACCTATGCCCGAGCTGTTTGTTGCCGATCTGGAGAAGCTAGACCTTCCCTATCGATACGAAACCATTATCATCCCTGGAGGTTCCCTGCTCCTCATTCAAGACAGAGAGGCATCCATTAACGCATTGCGTAGTCTATTTCAACATTTGGAACCTGGCGGCAGACTTGTGTTTGATCTGTTTCTACCCGATGTAACACAGCCCTCTTCGATAGAAACATCAACCGTTCCATTACCTGATGGTGATACGATTACAGTAGAAGTCACAACCATTGAAGTGAACCTTCTACACCAATATAAACGAAGTCTGATTCGCTACGAACAATGGCATCAGGGTCAACTTGTCGCTACAGAGATGCAACAACTCACTCTGCGTTGGTACGGCGTAGAAGAGTTACGCCTGATTCTTGAACTTATTGGTTTCTCTGATATTAAAGTATACGCTGACTTTAACCCGGATCAGCCACCTACACAGTCGAATCAAAAATTCGTCTATGAAGCAACTCGAAGAGCGTAG